A window from Candidatus Dadabacteria bacterium encodes these proteins:
- a CDS encoding ABC transporter substrate-binding protein produces MRKVVALLFFAVVAAVAVLGLVSCHEDSDEEVAVGVAFPLTGVSEGLGGNMKKGVELAVEEINASALLGGMDLRLVFEDTEGTPDGAERAFRKLLGEDAVSAVIGPWSSSSTRRIAPLVNESNVVAISPTSAASPSGITAPGDFIFRTSLTVDKMVPEGVKETKGALKYSKAATIVNIDDAFSMSSNDKVLEELAKCPDVEVVEEQSFSRAKNDSLPDLTEQLRAIRDSGADVIFVSALSPGRQGVIVKAREMGITVPLIVIGLTETDVAEAEKVLRGATEGVIAVTNWVDDSTPRSVDFVGKYKAKYEEDPDAYSARSYASTQILAATITRASTASPEDIRAALQMIGPESALDDTIFGKFYFDENGDGVYSPVVRIVRGGKFEALQ; encoded by the coding sequence ATGAGAAAAGTAGTTGCGCTTTTATTTTTTGCCGTGGTGGCTGCGGTTGCGGTCCTCGGTCTTGTTTCCTGCCATGAGGATAGCGACGAGGAGGTTGCAGTCGGCGTCGCCTTTCCCCTTACGGGAGTGTCAGAGGGGCTCGGGGGAAACATGAAAAAAGGCGTCGAGCTCGCCGTGGAGGAGATCAACGCGTCGGCGCTTCTCGGCGGGATGGATCTCCGCCTGGTTTTTGAAGATACCGAAGGCACTCCGGACGGTGCGGAGAGGGCTTTCAGGAAGCTTCTCGGCGAGGACGCTGTGAGTGCGGTAATCGGTCCGTGGAGTTCCAGCTCGACAAGAAGAATTGCCCCGCTCGTGAACGAAAGCAATGTGGTGGCCATAAGTCCGACCTCCGCCGCGAGTCCAAGCGGGATCACCGCTCCTGGCGATTTCATATTCCGCACTTCCCTTACCGTGGACAAAATGGTGCCCGAAGGAGTAAAGGAAACCAAAGGCGCTCTGAAGTATTCAAAAGCGGCGACTATAGTCAACATAGACGACGCTTTCTCCATGAGCAGCAACGACAAGGTGCTTGAGGAACTTGCGAAGTGCCCGGACGTGGAAGTCGTGGAAGAGCAGAGTTTCAGCCGAGCAAAGAACGACTCCCTTCCCGATCTCACGGAGCAGTTACGCGCCATAAGGGACTCGGGTGCGGACGTGATATTCGTTTCGGCACTTTCGCCGGGGCGCCAGGGGGTAATAGTCAAGGCCCGCGAGATGGGCATAACAGTTCCCCTGATCGTAATTGGACTCACGGAGACGGATGTGGCGGAGGCTGAGAAGGTGCTGAGGGGGGCGACCGAAGGTGTCATTGCAGTTACGAACTGGGTAGACGACAGCACGCCCCGGAGCGTGGATTTCGTCGGGAAATACAAAGCGAAATACGAAGAGGACCCCGATGCGTACTCGGCCCGCTCCTACGCTTCCACCCAAATACTGGCTGCTACCATCACGCGCGCTTCAACAGCCAGTCCGGAGGATATCAGGGCGGCCCTGCAGATGATCGGTCCGGAATCTGCTCTGGACGACACTATTTTCGGGAAATTCTATTTTGACGAGAATGGGGATGGGGTCTACAGTCCCGTGGTAAGGATAGTCCGCGGCGGCAAGTTTGAAGCCCTCCAGTAA
- a CDS encoding ABC transporter substrate-binding protein yields the protein MSEDFNIKKVTAFMLAAGAVVLLLLGSFSCGQNETEEIGVGVVVPLTGPLSSNGLQMKNGMELALGEINESPLLGGKEIRFIVEDSEGTPDGAERAYRKLIEQDGVVAVLGPFTSSATERIIPVAQQNKVVAFSPTSAARGLSARSEFAFRASLTVDPLVQAGVMVTREQLRYDNVATIVNEADAFSSSNHEKVKEELEKHGVRVVSEQTYSRPTGALPDLTGQLTDIINAVPLPEALFISALAPGRRGVMTQARRLGMDMNIPFLVTLATQDDVREAADAAEGAITFTTWIADIDTPENRRFLENFRAKYGEPDAFAALSYASTYILAEAIADASSTDPEAIYATQWPISGRTRF from the coding sequence TTGTCGGAGGACTTTAACATAAAAAAAGTAACTGCATTTATGCTTGCTGCCGGAGCCGTTGTGTTGCTGCTTCTCGGTTCTTTCTCCTGTGGCCAGAACGAAACCGAAGAGATTGGCGTCGGTGTTGTTGTTCCCCTTACCGGTCCGCTTTCCTCAAACGGCCTGCAGATGAAAAACGGCATGGAGCTTGCCCTTGGGGAAATTAACGAATCGCCACTGCTTGGCGGAAAAGAAATCAGGTTCATAGTTGAGGATTCCGAGGGTACCCCGGACGGCGCCGAGAGAGCCTACAGAAAACTTATTGAGCAGGACGGAGTGGTCGCCGTTCTTGGTCCTTTTACGTCGAGTGCCACTGAAAGAATCATTCCGGTTGCGCAGCAAAACAAGGTTGTAGCTTTCAGTCCCACGTCCGCGGCGCGCGGTCTCAGCGCCAGAAGCGAATTTGCCTTCCGTGCATCCCTCACCGTCGACCCGCTTGTGCAGGCTGGCGTCATGGTTACCAGAGAGCAGTTGCGTTACGATAACGTAGCCACGATAGTGAATGAAGCTGATGCTTTTTCCTCAAGTAACCACGAAAAGGTAAAAGAGGAGCTTGAAAAGCATGGTGTCAGGGTCGTGAGCGAGCAAACTTATTCTCGACCAACCGGTGCACTTCCCGACCTGACTGGCCAGTTAACCGACATAATAAATGCTGTCCCTCTGCCCGAGGCTCTTTTCATATCGGCTCTGGCTCCGGGCCGCAGAGGAGTCATGACTCAGGCCCGGCGGCTCGGAATGGATATGAATATTCCTTTTCTCGTTACCCTGGCTACTCAGGATGATGTGAGAGAAGCCGCAGATGCGGCCGAGGGCGCTATTACCTTTACGACCTGGATTGCGGACATTGATACACCCGAAAACCGCAGGTTTCTTGAAAATTTCCGGGCAAAATACGGCGAGCCTGATGCTTTCGCCGCACTGTCCTACGCATCTACTTATATACTGGCCGAGGCCATCGCCGATGCCTCTTCAACCGACCCAGAGGCTATATACGCGACGCAATGGCCGATATCAGGGCGGACACGCTTTTAG
- a CDS encoding peptide ABC transporter substrate-binding protein, whose protein sequence is MKRSKEFLPILCILLFISCGSGNRAPDAVDISRKDTLNINIGTEPPTLDWSLATDVTSFTIIENIMDGLAAFDGKYEPVPALARSWRVSEDGRTYTFKIREKVLWTDGVPLRAGDFLYSWKRILKPETAGSYAYFLFDVKNARKFNSGEIKDFAKVGVKAPDEHTLIVTLEKPRAYFLSLVTFMSTFPMRKDIVERYGTRWTEAVNIVTLGPYRLKEWKHHKEVLIEEYEGYWGEKPKSAKKVKMIMNENPVSTLALYESGELDFLDSKGIPLLEVPRVMKLPDFKQSVVFRNNYIGFNTKKPPFDNPLVRKAFASSIDRKSLAGLLQGAGMPVTSWIPIDMLAHNPRIGISFDVQKARKFLEMAGYPGGENFPKTAFLYPDTGNNRIVAEAFQSMWKEHLGIEVKLVNQEWTVYLSTLRTDPPPVFRAGWQADFPDPHNFMNLFECGSGNNRTRWCNPEYDRLVEKAAGILDRGQRTDLYNSAQRILTETDVPIVPYLNSVQQNMIKPYVKGLEPDRLNFLYFSRVEFVNHFTSGER, encoded by the coding sequence ATGAAAAGATCGAAAGAATTTCTTCCGATTCTCTGCATTCTTCTTTTCATTTCCTGCGGTTCAGGGAACAGGGCCCCCGACGCCGTAGATATTTCCCGCAAGGACACGCTTAACATAAATATCGGCACCGAACCTCCCACGCTTGACTGGTCTCTGGCTACCGATGTCACATCTTTTACAATCATAGAGAACATAATGGACGGCCTCGCGGCGTTTGATGGAAAATACGAACCCGTACCCGCTCTCGCGCGAAGCTGGCGGGTAAGCGAGGATGGAAGGACTTATACCTTTAAAATAAGGGAAAAAGTCCTCTGGACAGACGGGGTGCCGCTTCGAGCCGGGGATTTCCTTTATTCATGGAAAAGGATTCTTAAACCCGAAACCGCCGGAAGCTACGCCTACTTTCTTTTTGACGTAAAAAACGCCAGGAAATTTAACTCAGGAGAGATAAAGGATTTTGCCAAAGTCGGGGTAAAAGCCCCGGATGAACATACTCTTATTGTTACCCTTGAAAAACCTAGGGCCTATTTTCTGAGCCTAGTGACTTTCATGTCCACTTTCCCGATGAGAAAAGATATTGTTGAGAGATACGGAACCAGGTGGACTGAAGCTGTGAACATAGTAACTCTGGGGCCTTATAGATTAAAGGAGTGGAAGCATCATAAGGAAGTTCTTATCGAGGAGTATGAAGGCTACTGGGGGGAGAAACCCAAAAGCGCTAAGAAGGTAAAGATGATAATGAACGAGAATCCCGTATCCACCCTTGCCCTTTATGAAAGCGGGGAGCTCGATTTTCTTGACAGCAAGGGAATTCCCCTGCTTGAGGTTCCAAGGGTTATGAAGCTGCCGGATTTTAAACAGAGCGTGGTTTTCAGAAACAACTACATAGGATTTAACACTAAAAAACCCCCGTTTGACAATCCTCTGGTGAGAAAGGCTTTCGCGAGTTCGATAGACAGGAAAAGCCTCGCGGGACTTCTCCAAGGGGCGGGAATGCCCGTAACTTCATGGATACCCATTGACATGCTTGCCCACAATCCCCGGATCGGTATTTCATTTGATGTGCAGAAGGCGAGGAAATTTCTTGAGATGGCTGGCTATCCGGGCGGAGAGAATTTTCCCAAGACCGCTTTTCTTTATCCGGATACCGGAAACAACAGAATTGTAGCCGAGGCGTTCCAGAGCATGTGGAAGGAGCATCTCGGCATCGAGGTGAAGCTCGTGAACCAGGAATGGACCGTATACCTTAGTACGCTCAGAACGGATCCTCCGCCCGTATTCAGGGCTGGATGGCAGGCGGATTTTCCGGATCCTCACAATTTCATGAATCTATTTGAATGTGGAAGCGGGAATAACCGTACTAGGTGGTGCAATCCGGAGTACGATCGATTAGTGGAGAAGGCAGCCGGGATTCTGGATCGCGGGCAAAGAACGGACCTTTACAACAGTGCCCAGAGAATTCTTACGGAAACCGACGTTCCGATAGTTCCTTATCTTAACTCGGTTCAGCAGAACATGATCAAACCGTACGTAAAAGGGCTTGAACCTGACCGTCTGAATTTCCTTTACTTCAGCAGAGTCGAGTTTGTGAACCATTTCACATCCGGCGAACGCTGA
- a CDS encoding LLM class flavin-dependent oxidoreductase codes for MGKEIKFGLSAPMPGADVDGLVNFSIKADQLGFDTIWYPDHLLFVAPGAIAPEAWTVAAAAAMKTENIALGTVSDPHRMHPAVFAQRLATVDQLSKGRVVLSLGVGESMNLDAFGIDWGKPLSKLRESIEVMELLWETDEPVDFDGKFYNLENAFLQIKPYERNKMPFYMATHTPKGLQLTGEKGDGWLPIDLNPDLYSGYLGEIKAAADNVGRSLDDGFDPALWVFTSLGESVDAAYETLEPFKYVLVMQDQLLKAGYDVEIPEEYHGLNYFNIVPTDEEGRQRFRQLGQLFPREAILDFTITGSKKDCIEKIEKFIDAGVRNFVLFYRFSPDPDLALETYSKEIIPYFK; via the coding sequence ATGGGAAAAGAAATAAAATTTGGACTTTCCGCTCCGATGCCAGGAGCTGACGTTGACGGACTCGTAAATTTCTCGATAAAAGCCGACCAGCTTGGATTCGACACCATATGGTACCCCGACCATCTGCTTTTCGTGGCGCCGGGAGCAATTGCTCCCGAGGCGTGGACCGTGGCTGCGGCTGCGGCAATGAAAACGGAAAACATAGCTTTGGGAACGGTTTCCGATCCTCACAGGATGCATCCCGCCGTTTTCGCCCAGAGACTCGCAACCGTTGATCAGCTTTCAAAGGGCAGGGTAGTGCTTTCCCTAGGAGTCGGGGAATCGATGAATCTTGACGCGTTCGGAATCGACTGGGGAAAACCCCTTTCGAAACTCAGAGAGTCCATAGAAGTCATGGAGCTTCTTTGGGAAACCGACGAACCCGTAGATTTTGACGGAAAGTTCTACAACCTTGAGAACGCATTTTTGCAGATAAAGCCCTACGAGAGAAACAAGATGCCGTTTTACATGGCCACCCACACGCCCAAGGGGCTTCAGTTGACGGGAGAAAAAGGCGACGGATGGCTGCCGATAGACCTGAATCCCGATCTCTATTCCGGCTACCTCGGGGAGATAAAGGCCGCAGCGGATAACGTGGGAAGATCACTTGACGACGGTTTTGACCCAGCCCTGTGGGTATTCACCTCTCTTGGAGAAAGCGTTGACGCCGCCTACGAGACTCTAGAACCTTTCAAGTACGTGCTGGTCATGCAAGACCAGTTGCTGAAAGCCGGCTACGACGTCGAGATACCCGAAGAATATCACGGTCTTAACTACTTCAACATAGTGCCGACTGATGAAGAGGGAAGGCAGAGGTTCAGGCAGCTCGGGCAGCTTTTCCCGAGAGAAGCCATACTTGACTTCACCATTACGGGATCGAAAAAGGACTGCATAGAGAAAATCGAGAAGTTCATAGATGCGGGGGTAAGGAATTTCGTGTTGTTCTACAGGTTCAGCCCCGATCCGGACTTGGCTCTTGAAACTTACTCAAAAGAGATAATTCCTTACTTCAAATAA
- a CDS encoding LLM class flavin-dependent oxidoreductase, whose translation MKFGVGLFSMQTHKDLDYRHVDLYRNSLEHVRLAEAVNFDSVWLSEHHFLEDGYCSSPLGMAAAMAAVTERVRIGTGAFILTLHNPVRVAEDAATVDLISGGRFDLGVAIGYRKEEFEGFGIPVAQRPSRIEEGIEIIEKCWEDGPFSYEGKRFSFSNIDVTPKPVQRPIPIYIGAFEEPAVRRAGRLGYPLLIGPGRTVPMIMDTLGWYNDEAEKAGRDPSEAEHILLRETYVRESTEEAIAGGTEYVINMYKFYLSLGVKIVIRGKTITDPDDPFFEYMAEDRFMIGTPEHCVQEVKKYAEKAGIRNIMCRMVFPQAPAEVIAHSIELFGKEVIPEFKP comes from the coding sequence ATGAAATTCGGAGTCGGACTCTTCAGCATGCAGACCCACAAGGATCTTGATTACCGCCATGTGGATCTTTACAGAAATTCCCTAGAGCACGTGAGACTTGCCGAAGCGGTGAATTTCGATTCGGTCTGGCTTTCCGAGCATCATTTTCTTGAGGATGGTTACTGCTCTTCACCCCTTGGGATGGCCGCCGCGATGGCCGCTGTGACTGAGAGGGTGAGAATAGGTACCGGAGCCTTTATACTCACGCTTCATAACCCCGTGAGGGTGGCCGAAGACGCTGCTACGGTCGATCTCATTTCCGGCGGAAGATTCGATCTGGGAGTTGCAATAGGATACAGAAAAGAAGAGTTCGAAGGGTTCGGAATTCCGGTGGCGCAAAGACCCTCGAGGATTGAAGAAGGCATAGAGATAATCGAGAAATGCTGGGAGGACGGCCCCTTTTCCTATGAAGGCAAGAGGTTCAGCTTCTCAAACATAGATGTTACTCCCAAGCCCGTGCAGAGACCCATACCTATATACATAGGAGCTTTCGAGGAACCCGCCGTACGGCGAGCCGGGCGCCTCGGGTACCCGCTTCTTATCGGCCCCGGCAGGACGGTTCCCATGATAATGGATACTCTAGGGTGGTATAACGATGAGGCTGAGAAAGCCGGTCGCGATCCGTCCGAAGCGGAGCACATACTGCTTCGGGAAACTTACGTGCGTGAGAGTACGGAAGAGGCCATTGCAGGTGGAACCGAGTACGTAATAAACATGTACAAGTTTTACCTAAGCCTAGGGGTCAAGATAGTGATAAGAGGGAAAACCATAACTGACCCTGATGATCCTTTCTTCGAATACATGGCGGAAGACCGCTTTATGATCGGCACCCCTGAGCACTGCGTTCAGGAGGTAAAGAAGTACGCAGAGAAAGCGGGAATCCGCAACATAATGTGCAGAATGGTGTTTCCCCAGGCTCCTGCCGAAGTCATAGCGCACTCGATTGAGCTTTTTGGAAAAGAGGTTATTCCCGAATTTAAACCTTAA
- a CDS encoding TonB-dependent receptor: protein MNRLKIFFAFILILALFPSAGFSEENRAEKIVVTGTKTWIDAERLGSTVTVIDREEIEKSGEKDISSILSRVAGFNVVGTGSRGGNSSIFVRGGQSDYNLVMINGVQINQAGGGFDISSLTTENIERIEIIKGAHSSLYGSDAASSVINIITKRGSGKMKKASSVALGFRAEDAMILEHSSSISGSFEKLGYFISHQRIIDEGILEINNDYKNNNFTANLSLEASDNLNLSFFSIYRDSKFEFPTAGAGDRLDAFADPDSQTKEKSLVTGSDIVFSPTQWWENSFKIGYMKLDRESYDGPEPIELDGSESEFDTLDKRISLEYGSSFFVDFDQISSVTSTGFEYEKESFETDSLDESRKNYAFYAQNNFGLLNMFFVTAGIRYDDNEAFGGEWSPSVFAKWKIKESGTEIRGGISRGIKEANFFENFSTAFGTIPNPDLKPEEALTAEVGFNQPLFDNTVELDLSFFQNKFKNIIAYSFTPFENGTNYENISRAKSEGAEAAIRFYPSSVLTLSAAYTYVKTEVNDDGGLGSPSFSKGERLVRIPEHSFSFNTGYSKNAFDFSLSGNYVGSRDDVDWSGFPSTRVKNDSFFLVDVATSYEISVKRFVDKIKLFSRINNLFNEDYENVFGFSSPGFSMISGVSIVR from the coding sequence ATGAACAGACTTAAAATATTTTTCGCCTTTATTTTGATCCTAGCTTTGTTTCCGTCCGCGGGTTTTTCGGAAGAAAACAGAGCAGAAAAGATTGTAGTGACGGGAACAAAAACCTGGATTGACGCCGAGCGTCTCGGATCTACGGTTACCGTCATTGACAGAGAAGAAATCGAGAAGAGCGGGGAAAAAGACATCTCATCGATACTTTCGAGAGTTGCAGGATTCAACGTGGTCGGCACGGGAAGTCGTGGAGGGAACTCATCGATTTTTGTAAGGGGAGGCCAGTCGGACTATAACCTTGTGATGATAAACGGCGTTCAGATAAACCAAGCTGGAGGAGGTTTTGACATCTCTTCCCTTACCACTGAGAACATAGAGAGAATAGAGATAATAAAGGGCGCACACTCATCTCTTTACGGTTCCGACGCGGCATCTTCCGTTATAAACATAATAACGAAACGCGGAAGCGGAAAAATGAAAAAAGCAAGCTCCGTGGCCTTAGGATTCCGTGCCGAAGACGCCATGATCCTTGAGCATTCCTCAAGCATCTCGGGCAGTTTTGAGAAGCTGGGCTATTTTATTTCTCACCAGAGAATCATCGATGAGGGCATCTTAGAAATCAATAACGATTACAAAAACAATAACTTCACGGCGAACCTGAGCTTGGAAGCAAGCGACAATTTAAATCTCTCATTTTTCTCCATATACAGAGATTCAAAGTTCGAATTCCCGACCGCGGGAGCGGGAGACAGGCTTGATGCGTTTGCTGACCCCGACAGCCAGACGAAAGAAAAATCGCTCGTCACGGGCTCGGACATTGTTTTTTCCCCGACGCAGTGGTGGGAGAACTCTTTTAAGATCGGATATATGAAACTTGACCGGGAAAGCTATGACGGTCCCGAGCCCATTGAACTGGACGGGTCCGAATCAGAGTTTGATACTCTTGATAAAAGAATATCGCTTGAGTACGGGTCAAGTTTTTTTGTCGACTTCGATCAGATCTCAAGCGTAACTTCAACGGGTTTCGAGTACGAAAAAGAAAGTTTCGAGACGGACTCTCTGGATGAATCAAGAAAAAACTACGCCTTCTACGCCCAGAACAACTTTGGGTTGCTTAATATGTTCTTCGTAACAGCGGGCATAAGATATGACGACAATGAGGCATTCGGGGGCGAGTGGAGTCCGAGTGTCTTTGCTAAGTGGAAGATCAAAGAATCCGGAACCGAGATAAGAGGAGGAATTAGCAGAGGAATCAAGGAAGCGAATTTTTTTGAAAATTTCAGCACGGCTTTCGGAACAATACCCAACCCGGATCTGAAACCCGAAGAAGCCCTGACTGCGGAAGTAGGCTTTAACCAGCCGCTGTTTGATAACACAGTCGAACTTGACTTGAGTTTCTTCCAAAACAAATTCAAAAACATTATCGCATACAGCTTCACGCCGTTTGAAAACGGCACCAATTACGAGAACATAAGCCGCGCGAAGTCGGAGGGGGCAGAAGCTGCAATCCGTTTTTACCCGAGCAGCGTTTTAACCTTAAGCGCAGCCTACACGTATGTTAAAACCGAAGTAAACGATGACGGCGGCCTCGGGTCTCCGTCCTTCTCTAAGGGAGAAAGGCTCGTACGGATCCCTGAGCATTCGTTCTCATTTAATACAGGTTATTCAAAAAATGCTTTTGACTTTAGCCTTTCGGGAAATTACGTAGGCAGTAGAGATGATGTGGACTGGAGCGGGTTTCCAAGCACCAGAGTTAAAAACGATTCTTTTTTTCTCGTTGACGTAGCGACTTCCTACGAAATCAGCGTGAAAAGATTTGTTGACAAAATCAAGCTGTTTTCAAGAATCAATAACTTGTTCAACGAAGATTATGAAAATGTTTTCGGTTTTTCATCCCCGGGGTTCAGCATGATTTCCGGAGTTTCAATAGTCCGGTAG
- the grxC gene encoding glutaredoxin 3 — protein MSSVTIYTSFYCIYCRRAKRLLDKKQVDYEEIRLDEDIEKRKELVESLNWRTVPMIFVNEQFIGGYDDLAALERSGELDRMLAS, from the coding sequence TTGAGTTCCGTAACCATATACACAAGTTTTTATTGCATTTACTGCAGAAGGGCAAAAAGGCTCCTTGACAAAAAACAAGTGGACTACGAAGAGATAAGGCTTGATGAAGACATAGAAAAAAGAAAGGAACTCGTTGAGAGCCTTAACTGGAGAACCGTACCCATGATCTTCGTAAATGAGCAGTTCATAGGCGGTTATGACGACCTTGCGGCCCTTGAGCGTTCAGGGGAACTTGACCGCATGCTTGCTTCCTAA
- a CDS encoding ABC transporter permease: MSRFVSEVFNSFLNFVLGVGEVCFFFWNSIVATVTPPYDYGLLMAQIYDIGYRSISIVVVSAMAIGMVMVVQLAWGFAWFGAKGLVGPVVTLSFVRELGPIITSLLVGGRVGSGITAEISSMKVTEQIDAIKTLGADPIRKLVSPRLMACIISFPLLAVISNLAGIGGAMIISQMELNVKPTLFIESIRGWVSLEDLMTGISKTLFFGIIVAITGCYVGMKAEGGTRGVGNATTKTVVISLFLIILFDFILSKIFVIAFYDF; the protein is encoded by the coding sequence ATGAGCAGGTTTGTATCCGAGGTTTTCAACAGTTTTCTTAACTTTGTTCTCGGTGTTGGAGAGGTCTGTTTTTTCTTCTGGAATTCAATCGTAGCTACTGTTACTCCCCCATATGATTACGGTCTTCTGATGGCCCAGATATACGATATAGGTTATCGTTCCATCTCAATAGTAGTGGTTTCCGCCATGGCGATCGGAATGGTGATGGTGGTGCAGCTGGCGTGGGGATTCGCGTGGTTCGGGGCGAAGGGGCTTGTAGGTCCCGTGGTTACTCTCTCGTTCGTGAGGGAGCTCGGTCCCATAATAACCTCTCTTCTTGTGGGCGGTAGGGTTGGTTCCGGTATCACGGCCGAGATAAGCTCGATGAAGGTAACGGAGCAGATAGACGCCATAAAGACCCTTGGAGCCGATCCGATCAGAAAACTTGTCTCTCCGAGGCTTATGGCATGCATCATATCTTTTCCACTGCTTGCGGTAATATCTAACCTCGCGGGCATAGGAGGGGCGATGATCATCTCTCAGATGGAACTTAACGTGAAACCCACTCTTTTCATCGAAAGCATAAGAGGCTGGGTTTCTCTTGAAGACCTGATGACCGGTATTTCCAAGACGCTGTTTTTCGGAATCATAGTGGCGATCACGGGCTGCTATGTGGGAATGAAGGCCGAGGGGGGAACACGCGGGGTCGGAAACGCCACCACTAAAACTGTTGTGATCTCGCTTTTCCTGATAATACTTTTCGACTTCATTCTCTCGAAAATATTCGTCATTGCTTTTTATGACTTCTAA
- the rplM gene encoding 50S ribosomal protein L13 yields the protein MKSYMARNDDFEKKWYLIDARGKPVGRLATKVVSILRGKGKPQFAPHSDIGDFVVIVNADKATFSGRKWEQKTYYSHSHYPGGLKSVTAQELAEKKPGEIIRKAVWGMLPKNRWQKKLIQRMKVYVGDKHPHMAQNPEVLEV from the coding sequence ATGAAGTCATACATGGCCAGAAACGACGATTTTGAAAAGAAGTGGTACCTGATCGACGCTCGGGGAAAACCCGTCGGAAGGCTTGCAACCAAGGTGGTTTCGATTCTTAGGGGCAAGGGCAAACCGCAGTTTGCTCCTCATTCGGATATCGGAGATTTCGTCGTTATAGTCAACGCCGATAAAGCCACATTCTCTGGCAGGAAGTGGGAGCAGAAAACCTACTACAGCCATTCCCACTATCCCGGGGGACTTAAATCCGTTACTGCGCAAGAACTGGCCGAGAAAAAGCCGGGAGAGATAATCCGCAAGGCCGTCTGGGGGATGCTTCCCAAAAACAGGTGGCAGAAGAAACTCATACAGCGGATGAAAGTCTATGTCGGAGACAAGCATCCGCACATGGCCCAAAATCCCGAGGTTCTGGAGGTCTGA
- the rpsI gene encoding 30S ribosomal protein S9 translates to MPETVIYNGTGRRKTSIARVWLRRGSGSITVNKKSVEEYFPREVWQIKAREPLSVTDTSMEYDVMVRVKGGGLTGQAGAMSHGLARALLKANESLRKKLKVSGLLKRDPRMVESKKYGKRKARRGQQFSKR, encoded by the coding sequence ATGCCTGAAACCGTTATTTACAATGGCACGGGGAGAAGAAAAACGTCAATCGCAAGAGTCTGGCTTAGGAGAGGTAGCGGTTCCATTACCGTGAACAAAAAATCCGTGGAAGAGTACTTTCCCAGAGAAGTATGGCAGATAAAGGCCCGCGAACCACTTAGCGTCACCGATACTTCTATGGAGTATGACGTGATGGTCAGGGTGAAGGGAGGAGGACTTACCGGCCAGGCGGGAGCCATGAGCCACGGACTTGCCAGAGCCCTTCTCAAGGCCAACGAGTCGCTTCGCAAGAAACTCAAGGTTTCCGGACTGCTGAAACGCGATCCCAGGATGGTTGAGAGCAAAAAGTATGGGAAACGCAAGGCGAGAAGGGGACAGCAGTTCTCCAAAAGGTAA